A single Camarhynchus parvulus chromosome 5, STF_HiC, whole genome shotgun sequence DNA region contains:
- the LOC115904382 gene encoding acyl-coenzyme A thioesterase 1-like, which yields MPPCHASRRVWREACSELRLPAAPAGRVKEVLAMIPPGLRAEILIPGRDRLLRLVSHAVQAVGASPQAGPQLSIQTAGMAVRLSVLPSPRCLFDEPVQIRVAGLQPQQAVTLRASLVDESGELFQSHALYRAGSSGELDLSRSPALGGSYLGVEPMGLLWALRSKTPYKRLAKRNVLTPFCVDLEVYEGHGDTSRLLGKCTNERWFLGEGVKRISVREGRLRATLFLPPGPGPFPGLIDLYGSGGGLIEYRASLLASRGFVTLALAYMSFEDIPAMPKILELSYFEEAVNFLRKQQQVKDTGIGVLGLSKGGDLALSMATFLPGIKAAVSISGSSFNSFIPLKGDGFTIPVHPYDLGRMKISDESGIVDFSDVLDDHMDPATWDCRIPVEMSLAKFLFLSGLDDMNWKSDLYCQDAVQRLQQHNREVEFYSYAGAGHLLEPPYLPLCKVSIHKVLGMLVHWGGQWREHAKAQEDAWRRIQAFFWQHLMDSVIPKSKL from the exons ATGCCACCGTGCCACGCGAGCCGGAGAGTCTGGAGGGAGGCGTGCTCTGAACTACggctcccagcagcccctgccgGCCGGGTGAAGGAAGTGCTCGCGATGATTCCTCCTGGACTTCGAGCAGAGATTTTAATCCCGGGAAGGGACAGGTTGCTGAGGCTCGTGTCTCACGCAGTTCAGGCGGTCGGTGCCTCGCCCCAGGCAGGACCGCAGCTCTCCATCCAGACAGCCGGGATGGCGGTGCGTCTGTCCGTCCTGCCTTCCCCCCGGTGCCTGTTCGATGAGCCCGTGCAGATCCGTGTGGCCGGACTGCAGCCGCAGCAGGCGGTCACCCTCCGGGCCAGCCTGGTGGACGAGAGCGGGGAGCTTTTCCAATCCCACGCTCTCtacagggctgggagcagcggGGAGCTGGACCTCAGCCGCTCCCCAGCGCTGGGGGGCAGCTATTTGGGAGTGGAGCccatggggctgctctgggctctgcgGTCCAAAACGCCCTATAAGCGGCTGGCAAAGAGGAACGTCCTGACCCCTTTCTGTGTGGACTTGGAAGTGTACGAGGGCCATGGGGACACGAGCCGCTTGCTGGGAAAATGCACCAATGAACGATGGTTTTTAGGAGAGGGGGTGAAGAGGATTTCGGTCAGAGAAGGTCGTCTCAGAGCAaccctcttcctccctcctg GACCTGGCCCATTCCCTGGACTTATTGATTTGTATGGATCTGGAGGAGGTCTTATTGAATACAGAGCAAGTCTCCTGGCTAGCAGAGGCTTTGTGACTCTGGCTCTTGCTTACATGTCCTTTGAAGACATCCCTGCTATGCCAAAGATCCTTGAACTGAGCTATTTTGAGGAGGCTGTGAACTTTTTGCGTAAGCAGCAGCAG GTGAAAGATACTGGCATTGGTGTTTTGGGCTTGTCTAAAGGAGGAGATCTAGCCCTTTCCATGGCCACATTTCTACCTGGCATCAAGGCAGCTGTCAGCATATCTGGAAGTAGTTTTAATTCCTTCATTCCCCTGAAGGGGGATGGCTTCACTATTCCTGTCCACCCATATGACTTGGGGAGGATGAAGATCAGTGATGAGTCTGGAATAGTAGATTTTTCAGATGTCTTAGACGATCACATGGACCCAGCAACTTGGGATTGTCGCATTCCTGTGGAGATGTCCTTAGCCAAGTTCCTCTTCCTGTCTGGGCTGGATGACATGAACTGGAAAAGTGACCTCTATTGCCAGGATGCTGTTCAGCGCCTTCAGCAGCACAACCGGGAAGTGGAGTTTTACTCctatgctggagcagggcaccTCCTGGAGCCACCATACTTGCCTCTGTGCAAAGTTTCAATCCACAAGGTGCTTGGGATGTTGGTGCATTGGGGAGGGCAGTGGAGAGAGCATGCTAAAGCCCAAGAAGATGCGTGGCGCAGGATACAGGCCTTTTTCTGGCAACATTTGATGGACTCAGTCATCCCTAAGAGCAAGCTGTAG
- the JMJD7 gene encoding bifunctional peptidase and (3S)-lysyl hydroxylase JMJD7, with amino-acid sequence MAEGAALRAVRGYLAAFPREARELGWPESVPYLDRPPSPLEFYREWVSPNKPCIIRNAISHWPALKKWTSAYLREVVGPKVVSVAVTPNGYADAVFQDRFVMPEERQMPFMDFLDIVEKKVTSPNVFYVQKQCSNLTEEFPELVCDVQPDIPWMSEALGKKPDAVNFWLGESAAVTSLHKDHYENLYCVVSGEKYFLLHPPSDRPFIPYELYQPATYHLSEDGSFEIVDETTAEKVPWIPLDPLNPDLELYPEYAQAKPLKCTVKAGEMLYLPSLWFHHVQQSHGCIAVNYWYDMEYDIKYSYYQLLDCLTKAVKML; translated from the exons ATGGCGGAGGGCGCGGCGCTGCGGGCTGTGAGGGGCTATCTGGCCGCCTTCCCGCGGGAGGCCCGCG agctgggctggccgGAGTCCGTGCCCTATCTTGATAGGCCTCCGTCCCCGCTGGAGTTCTATCGAGAGTGGGTGAGTCCGAATAAACCCTGCATAATCCGCAACGCCATCAGCCACTGGCCGGCTCTGAAGAAATGGACCTCAGCGTACCTCAG GGAGGTGGTAGGTCCCAAGGTGGTGAGCGTGGCAGTGACACCAAATGGTTATGCAGATGCAGTGTTTCAGGACCGTTTTGTTATGCCAGAGGAGCGCCAAATGCCTTTCATGGACTTTTTGGACATTGTGGAGAAGAAAGTGACCTCTCCCAATGTATTCTATGTGCAGAAGCAGTGTTCAAACCTCACTGAGGAGTTCCCTGAACTTGTCTGTGATGTGCAGCCTGACATACCATGGATGAGCGAGGCACTGG GGAAGAAGCCTGATGCTGTGAATTTCTGGCTTGGGGAGTCAGCTGCTGTGACGTCTT TACATAAAGATCATTATGAGAACTTGTACTGTGTAGTATCtggagagaaatattttctgctgcatcCACCAAGTGACCGTCCCTTCATCCCATATG AGCTCTATCAGCCAGCAACCTACCACCTATCAGAAGATGGTTCATTTGAAATTGTGGATGAGACTACTGCAGAGAAG GTGCCCTGGATCCCTCTGGACCCCTTGAACCCTGATCTGGAACTGTATCCAGAGTATGCTCAGGCAAAGCCTTTGAAGTGTACAGTGAAAGCTGGTGAGATGTTATATCTACCTTCTCTCTGGTTCCATCATGTTCAGCAATCACATGGCTGTATTGCAG TGAATTATTGGTATGACATGGAATATGACATTAAGTACAGCTATTATCAACTACTAGATTGTCTCACAAAAGCTGTGAAAATGCTATAG